ACATAAAACAAACtagaataatttgttttaaatcataaacttaattattattttcaagtaAGTGAAATTGTGATAGAAATTTAAGCTCACGGATCCATAAAATAGTGAACAGAAACCAATAAATTAGACTTGTGGTCAATAAGCTCCTCATAGGATGAATTGTTTAGAAAAATTCGAGTTCGATTCCTAGTAAAAGCATTGTTTGATTATATTTTACTTACCTCGTCCTCGGCCGAACTGTGAATTACCGAGATCCCTTAAAAATTAGTAGtgagttaataaaaaaaagtaaacagaTAGAGGCTTACCGCTTGCTATCGAGAGAGGCAGGGGCGATTTTGCGGCCTGGCGAGCCGGGGCACGCGCCCGGGAtcggcatatatatatatatatatatatatatatatatatatatatatatatatatatatatatatatatatatatatatatatatatatatatatatatatatatatatatatatatatttttagggttcttatatattttaatatgaaaattcGAAAGTtagttttaatatatatatcagTCAAGCTATTCCTATTTAGCCAAGTGCACATTGGCCCAGTGGTCGAACTTTTAGTTGAGCATGTAGAGGGCTTGGGTTCAACTCCCAGTTTTGCCctttattttttactcaaactagttgatgtcatttatattagttaaaaaCGGTCTAATCCGGTTGAACTCCGATCCGAaaaccttaaactaataaacaTTTGTGCATTTGCGGTTAAAATTGTGCTCAGACTTAATATTATTCCTGGAGTCGCCACCGGATAGAGGGACTAACGAACTTATTATCACGATTGGTCAAAGCAAACTATCATGTGCTATGTGATGCATGCATGCATattaaagtgttttttttttttttttgtagttttgtcaacaaaaaaaaaccgtTTTTTGTAGtattgtagatttttttttgcatgGATGCATATTAAAGCAAAGTACAATAAGAGTAAGACGTAGTATAAAATAGTACTATAAACTATGCTAACTAGGGTCTTTAGGACACAAATTAAAGAGACTAATATTTGGTACTAATATTACCCCCAAAAGTACTTTTTCCATAGTTTTGGCTACTAATATTTGATATCTCCACgtcaaaaaattaaagacgCGTGTGTGTGGTATTAGGTAGCCATGGAATCTAGTTCACAACAATGTTAGTTCCTAGTTTGATCGGGCCATGCTTTGATCATTGATTTTACTACTAACCAAATTGAGACAAGAAtctcttgttttgtttttgtgatgTTGCCAACGAAAGGGAAATACAAACTAAAAGACGTAATGGGATCATATCATGGGACCATAAATTTAGTACCTTAAgtatgaattttaattatttttttggagtAGTAAGTGAGTGACTAGTGATCGAGTGGGATGAATGGTCTAATGAATTGACGGTGATAGAGATTTTTTGTTGAGTAGGACCTTGAGATTAAGAGGCATTGACGGGCTGGGCCAGTGGGCTTACAACCAAACGTGATTCTTGGAGGGAGGCCCCCCCTACAATTTATTGGTTGGATTATGACATTTAGATTTGCAGAAGCACTGCATGGTTTTCACCTACACCCCGTCTAAATGCATATTTTAATTGACGTTGAGATATGTGATGTTAGGTTATGATGTGATTATATGAAGAGAtctgttaagagtctcacatcgattgagagatgacctgactaagtgatgacctgactaagtgtttatatactagaggcaatcatcaccttacaagccggttttgtaaggatgagttaggtcaaatactcaattctaagaagaTCTAAAGCGCGTCAAATAGTGTAACATAAGACAACACTTAAACGCCATGATATTTGACGAGTTATTGTAGTAGACCTCGCGTGACACTTGAGGAAAATTTGAATTGTCGCTTCAGATCACATATATTGAATAATATCGCTCTTTTCCAAGACGAcctttcaaattcaaaattcaaagtatCTCTTATGGCGtattatcaaatattttattgactTTGGGATCTCAAAACATCCGAAAGGGCTACACATCAACGACAAGAGTTCAAGGCGTTATCTTACCAAACATGACATCGACCCTAACAAAGAACACAAATTCTAATTTCCTCATTCACGAGTTAACAACCTAAGGGGATTGTATTTGAAACTAGGTCAAGAGACTCAAGACCCAACTAGAATGAAATTTAATTCAATGGCATATGCAATATTTGTTGCACTTTGAGCACACATGTGCGCTAACAACCAGTCATCGCACTAAATGAAAGACCAAACATGAACAAAATTATTCCCCAAGTACAACTCAATTTGCTAGCTATAGTAATATTGATATGCAAGAGTCTGAATTTAATTTTAGAATTTCTCATTTCTTTAATATTTAAAGCGTGTAAGTCTAACAACTaaattacttgaaaaaaaacataaaaatattatgaagaaaaaatgaatttcaTTAAGCAGCTAAATCACCGGAAACATaagagagaatatataataaggATAATGATTAATCAATTAGAGTCTATGAAACTCAAAGCAAACATAGCTAAATgattatgagtaaaaacatttGCGAAACGTTTAACATGATTTAAAGTAAAAGAAGGGAAAAGTGTACTAAAAATTTGACAATCACCAAATCATTTGCATCACACATAGTAACAAGTCTAATATCCCTTTTCTTGTTAACCAGTCCAACAATATCAACATCAACTTTAAAAGTTGTTGGTGGGGAAAACTATGagattaataatttaaaactaaGTGTTCAGTATAGTTTTATGGTCATCAATAATGGTCCGAACTTTACGAATAATTTCAACATAGAAAgtatttttccttttaaaacTAGCTTTGTTTTCGGGGAATCAGATTCTGTATAGTCGTGACCGCATGTAGTTAGGGATTATGAACCATATGATCAAGACGGTTTATATTTTAagatagtttttatttatttattttgttttaatataaaaaatttagttgaCATTTGAACCGTTCGATGACGATTGTACGGCCTAAATCTCTTGACGGCATGATTGCACATACGGTTGAATTTACTGAATCCGTACAACCACTACCAACACAAGTGCAAAACAAAATTACTTTCTTCTAAGAACCTCTTCTAAGAGAGATTTGAGATAAGAGATAGTGGAAGAACGGTTAACGATAACAATTGCAATGAAAGTagaatttgtttaaaaaataacacGATCAAGGTGGAGATGGCGAGCAATAAGCATAAAATGAAGTAAACTCTCACATTGAGAATTATTGCGGCCAAGATTGCAATAGAATCCTTGGATAAGGCAACCCCTGAGCATCTATAAGTAATCCATCACAAGCTAATAAATTAATTACGTCTTccatcaacattttttttttggttttcaccttTAGGTTCCTAGAGAAAAGGagccctagtagtccagagttcagGGCGAGTTCTGGTATCAACTGGTTCCATTACGTGTTCCATCAACATTAATGATGCCTGTAACAGAGGGCTCCCATTTAATATAGACACTGAAATGCGAATTATCCGTATAAGCTCGAGGTTTAGCAATATCTTCctcaatacaaaaaaattaaaattaaaatagtatcAGAGGTTCCAATGCTTCTTAGAAAAAACATAGTTAAATCGATGTCACAAGTTTTATATGGatcacaaataaaaatacaaaacccaacccaaaaaatccATTTTAAGTCACAGTCTCACACACACAAGGACTTATGGAACACAAAAATGACATTGTCAACACAACTGAACACGAgtgtgactattttttttttttttttcaaaaacttggtatccggcctacGACCAACTAACTAATCttaggggaccaatcccaccgccatCTTATTTaaagccaattttttttttctctgtatggacttagcccactgAAATTAACATCAGGGGAGTCACGTTGTTAACTCGGCATGAAATGAGCAGTGTAACACAAATAGTTCATTAGTGCTGTTTGTTCATGCCTAGCAAATTCACTTACCTCACTTCACCAggttctctttctttctttatctctttatgttaattaattaatatattttcttgcACCTTCAAATATCTTAACTCATTTGTGTATTATCATTATGTATTCTTTGTTCTTGATGCTTGCTTACCCTTTGATACTTGAATATGTGGAAAAATGTGAAAAGATTAAGCTCACAATCATCTTATCTCGGAATTAAAGATAAGATCACAATTAAGCATTAGTTAGTGCCAATTTATGGACATAAATCAGATTGCAAGATAATTCAGTGATATGCAAAACATCAATTAAGAAAAATCAGTAATGATAGTAGAACCATTTGGCAATTTCAGAGTTATAGGTTTTAATTCTTTTGAtagtttgaaacaaaacatgattTGTATCCTCAGTATCTAAAAGTCAAGAAAATGTGAAAAAACTTGCATTGAATACAAGATCACAATTATGAATTAGTGCCAATTTAGGGACACAAATCAGATTGCAAGAGAATTCAGTGTTATAGGTTTAATTCTTTCAATAGGTTAAGTAGTGATGTTAATGTTATGAATGTTATCTGAAATCTGACCTAAAGAGGTGAGAGGAAGATCCTTGAAGGAGGGTAAGTAAGGCTTTGTGTTGGTTATGACCAAGATTGTCATCAACAGCTGATTTATGTCTTCAGTATCACTGTTACAGTTATTAATAGCACTGCCTCTAGGATTCTGATAATATGGCGGAATTTGAACAGATCGCTATTGTTACTTGATACTTTGTTTAGCACAAAACGTTGTCATGTAATGGCTATATAGCGACACTATAACATTGTTGCGCAGCACAATTTGAATGAACTGCTGTTTTCCACAACCCGCTTTCGACAACATTGTCAGGAGTAAAAGTAGGATTGTTGCTGTTATGATTATGGCCAAGGTTGTCATCAAAATCTGATTTATCGTCTTTAACATGGTCCTTAGCTTCATTTTTATAGTTATTAATAGCACTATCTCCAGAATTTTGTAAATATGATATGGTAGAAATCCATGTTTCTTGAAACAAAATTCCACTGTATGTCATGTTTCGTTGCAAAAAGCGCAGAATTCGGTTCCTTGACCAAGACCAACTGACCCTCATTTCCATGGCCAGAATTAGAGAGACTAGCTACCAATTTGGTGTCGTCAAGGAGAGTAAGGTATCAACGTTCTTGCTGAAACCTTGGGAGAGGCTGAATACGCATTATTTGGGATCTGGTAGGGCTATATTGTTTAGTACAAAATGCAGTAACATAGCGGTTATAGCAGCGCTATAGCACTGTTGTGTAGtggaatttgaatgaataaCTATTTCCCTCAATCTGCGATTGACAACACTGGTCACCAGTAAAAGCAGGTTTGCTGTTACGACCAAGATTGGCATTAAGATCTGATCCATCGTCTTCAGCTGGTCTTTAGCATCTAGATATTTTGAATGTTGTCTAGATATTTTAGTCTTCAGCATCATGTTAAAGTAATCAATAGCACTACCTCTAGGATTATGAAAATATGGTGGAAATTCATGTTTCTTGAAACAAACTTCAATTGTATGTCATGTTTTGTTGCAGTAAGCCAGTAAGTACATAATTTGGTTCCGGGAGCACCTCCTTTATCCTTAGAGTTTCCACCTTAGAGTTACCAATTTGGTATCATCAAGAGGAGCAAGGTTTTGACATTCTTGTTGAATGAGCATGGTAAAAACCTTGTTTATAATGTGGACTGGACTTCTAGAGCGTGACCTGAGTGGCCCGATAGCAGGCTTCCTAATGAATTTTAGATATAttttgataccatcttagaattttgGTTGGCACTAACTCAATCCTTACAAAattgacttgtaaggtgaggaatgtacccacttataaacatatgttCAGACCATATGTCatccaatgtgagactcttaacaaaaTTCATGGTCGCTGTAGTCGACAATCATGACGAATGtccccacttataaacacatgttCAGGCCATATCTCatccaatgtgagactcttaacaaaaTTCATGGTCGTTGTAGTCGGCAATCATGATAGTGGATATAACGTAGGAGAACaaagcaaagaaaaaagaaaagaaagggacGGTCAAAGACAAATGATGGAAGAAAATACAGGATATCTTCTGATACCATGTGGAAAAACTGAAGCCTGGCATTTAATGTGTTCACCGTTTGTGCTCGTGCTACTGTTATGTGTATGATAACATAGGGAGAAAGATACTTggaatattttattgtaatgtGGGTGTACTCAATCTTGGTGTTGTTAATCAATGTGCTTGTTTGTTATCTTCTGGTTTTCATGCTTTATTTTACTCTTCATCGATTACACGTTCTAATTGGTTTTGTTATTATGTATTAATCTGCAACAGTTTTAATTGTAAACTAGCATACACGTGGATCTGGGGTTGATTATCTTGTTTCTTGGTAATCAAAATTCTTCACCTTTATATGAACGGTTTGTTATTTTATATGATGTTATCTATTAGTCATTGTTGGTGTATTTATGTTGAAGTTGTGTTAAGAATGGCATCTTTGagaaaaaatgtgacaaatttGGCACagaaaaaatatgttttgatTGTTGTGATCCTTTTAGCTATTGAAGATTTCCTTACCTGAAAATTGCTCATGTTTAGTGAAAACATTTGAgatctaatattgttttagatAACAAATATGCAAAGGCTTGTAAAGTTAGAAAACAAACTATCAGTTCCTTAGGGTTAGGGGTAGTTAATAGTTTTGAAATCTGAATTCCTTCATTAAGTATGATGCTTTGAAAAACCAGTGGCCTTGTAAAGTTAGAAAACAAAGTATCAGTTCCTTAGGGGTAGTAAGTAACACTGTATATTAGTTTAATGCCTAGTTACAACTCATGTCTGAAGCATGCTTCTTTATGATGTTATCTAATCTACATTTCTTCTTAAGCCTTGATTTGAGTTTATATTTATCAGGTTTGTTTCCTATATTTCTCGCAGATGGGGTCCTTTGAGGAGAATGATCATGATATTTTCGTGGAGCCTTCATCTTATGGAGTCCATGATTTGAGTCCTCGAATAGGTCCTGAGTACCAGGCGgaaatttcttttgtgattAAGAAATCAGAGCAGCTTTGAATGAATCCTGCTGATTCAGAATCCGTGCATGATAAATCACGTTCCTTTGAAATTGGTTTTCCCATCTCAGTCACATGGAGTGATGCTGATACAAAGAGTTTTCTActtggtttgtttattttcaGGAAGAACTTTGTTCAGATCAAAAGATTCTTAGACAACAAAGGGATGTGGGAAATACTTTCATTTTACTATGGAAAATTCTACAAAAGTGACGTATATCGTAGATGGTCAGAGTGCAGGAAGATAAATGGGAGAAACTGCATCATAGGACAAAGACTCTTTACTGGACCAAGGCAACACAATCTCAAGATGCTTTGTTACAGGTATTCAACTTCATTTCATGTCCATCTTCCCTGTTGTTTATGAACTGCATCTGTATATTCCAGTTGCCCGGTGATTGGCTTTCCTTGTATGACTGCATTTTGTGATTTCAAAATTTCATACATATTCCCATGTCCCTTTTCAGATATTGTCCTCACTCCTTTGCAAGCTGTAATATTGAGTTTTTcccatttaattttaaatatagcCTTTTTTACTTAATTCTTGAAGTGCGGTGATATTTCATGAcaataataatttcatgacagtagtattttttttttttttttacagtctgacagttataattttgtttaacAATAATCTGGTTTATATGGTGCACTCACTACATGTATAAGATTGTCTGTCCATATTTTATGGATTTGTTAACCATGTTGAAGAATAGAAGTCTTTAGGAACAAGAGACTACATATCCTATGGAAATAACTGTTATTTATGAGCTTCAAACAATGCTTAGATTGTTTCTTCTAATCCATTTGATGTTACTAAGTGAAAGCTTCATTAGTTTATGGAACATCTTATTTCTTcaatattacatgcaatgtgcATTTGATAACATGATAATTACGATTGAATAGCCAAGCGAAATATCATTTTATTGTGACGTACCATTGTTATTTGAACTTCTATGCCATATTTATACTCAGGTTTCTAAGTCGTATATGGAGGGCGTAACTTCTCTAGAAGAATACATATCTTCTTTGAAGTCTATGGTGTTCTTGTTGAGGCAGTAGGTATTGGCAATGAGAAGGGAGACCTTACTAGGCTTGGTGTGGAACATGGAAAGAACAGTCGAGCGTCTTCAGATCCAACCAGCAAATCTTTGTTTTCTCTTAGACCGAGTGATATAATACAGTCTTTAACAGGAGGATATCGGCTTAGCAACCAAGAGTACTGAACTCTTCTGGGAAGCTGTTTGGCCCCGCTTACAGGCAAGAGGTTGGTACTCCGAGAAACCAAAGAATCGAGGCTATGTTACTTCTGAAGATTATCTGGTTTTTCTTATTCCCAGTGTCAAGAAGTTCTCGAGGAGAAAACTTGTTAAAGGTGATTATTACTTTGATTCTGTTAGTGATGTCTTGAGCAAAGTAGTAGCTGAACCATATGTTCTTGAGCTTGAAGAAGAAGCTAAAGTTGGTAGCTTTAATGAGGAAGAGCTGGAAAAGGGATCAAATGAAGGTGATTTATCTGATGATCATCGTCAATGTTACCTCAAGCCCTGATCTTCTCCTTACAAAAAAGATTATACCAAATTCATGGTTATTGATACCAGTTTGGTGCATGGCAGAAAGCTATCTGATCTAAGGGGATTGAAATCTGTGCATATTAATTCAGTGTGTAAACTTGAGGTATATGCTGATGGTAAAAGATATAAAGGGAAAATATATACGAGGAAAGTAAGCCATAGCAAGGATATGTCTAAAAGTGTTAAACAGAATTCGACAGAGTTAACACTTACTGATTCCAATAGACTTTCTGAAGGAAAACTATTGAATGTGAAACAACTGAGATATCCGCCCGTTGAATTTGCAGATGCTTCTACGATGGCTACTGGTCTTCTGAGAGAAAGTACGGGTGGAATTTCAACTGATGATTTACCAAGTATGGTGGAAGCTAAGATGCGGAGATGTggcaaaaagaaaatcaatgaaACTGATAGTTGCAGGAGTGTATCTAACAGTGATGCTACCTATAAAAAAGTATATGATATTTCTGATAATCATGCAAGGAAGATGGTTGAAATCCAGAAAAGTCAACAAGCCAACGTGTTAGACGATAACCGACTGAAGAGGATCataaaatttcaattcaatCGGAGGGCAAGATCAGGTGATTCTAATCATGTAGCTGTTCCTATTAAAAGGAGAAGGTTGACTGCCTGTGCCAAGGCAGAGGAAAGGCGTATCATTGGGAATTCTTCAGGAGGTATAGGATCAGATAAACTAGGATTCTCTCTATCTTCTAGCTTTCCATATTCCAACAAAAATGTTTGTGATCCAATTAGTCATCAGCAGAATGGAAGTTCAACTGTTTTTTCAGCAGAAAGAATTGTGGAAGAGAATAATGAAAAGAACATTTACTACGACAGTTATCAATGCACAAGTGTTTCTTATTAACCATTATTCTCCAGGCGTAGAGAAcaaaaagatatatttgaaGCCAACAGGACAAAGGTCTGCAGACTGATGAGTTGGTTGATAAAGAATGAAGACTCCGAGTATTATCAGAAGCTGAGagagtttgaatataaaaagaCTGCACGAAACAAGTTAAACCAGGTTGTGCTGCAGAAACATCAGAAGAATTTGGCAAATGATGTCAATCGAGAAACAGATGAAGCAGTCATCAAGACGCAGCAGGCTGAAGAGAAGAACACTGAAGAAATCAAAGTGAAACAGGTTGCAGAAGCTCTTGCATCTTCCTACGGAAACCAGTTAGCCTCAACTTCCTCGGCGCTTAATGACAATGAAGTGGTCATTCTGACCAAAGCAAAGTATGAACGGATGTTGCAGAGTGCTGAGAAGGTTGATAAGCTTGAAGAGAAACTTCTACAAATCCTGAACCTTCTTCAACAGAGAAACATTGTCATTTCCGACGGGTTAACCACTCAGAAAGTACAAACTGTTAAATCTGTAAATTTCTAGGGGTATACTACTTGAATTTGTCATTATACAGTAGAAACTATAGCAAACCAATGAGATCAATTGCAAAACATTTTCATTTCAAACAAATggaatgaaaaaaatagaaactgTACTAAAATTTTGACAATCATCAATCACCAAATCAAGATATGAGAAGTCTTTGAATTTTGCATATATTCCTCGAATGACGTTGAAAGAGCCTCCTTCATGGACAACACATCGAAATCCAGTGTCAAGAGAAACTGGGGGCTAGTCCAACAATATCGACCACAAATAGTTctgaaaaaaaattctaataccCCTTTATGGTCATCAATAATACTCTAAGCTTTACTAATAGTCTTAACAAagaatttttttcctttcaaaactAGTTTTGTTTCTAGCATACAAAATATCATAACACAAACTAAAAGCAAAACCAATTTGACCTAACTCTGAGACATGATTGATCATATTTTCAAAACATATAGCTCTCAAAACAAACACTCAAAGAAGATTGAAACCAAATCAGTTTTGACCACAAATAGTTCTTAAAAAAATGATCAATATCTTCTTCGGCCGAACCACGTCTAGAACAAAAAAGATCCATCATCATACCAGTATGAATAAATTTCTACTATTTTGGGAATCTAGCTATCTTTCAAAATCCACAAATTCAAGtgaacatattttaaaatagtatCAAAAGTTCCAAAGCTTACAGAAAAACACATAATTAAATCAATCTCACAAATTTTATATGgatcacaaataaaaatataaaacccAACGGACAAGCCCCATTTTAAAACTCTCTCTCtattcctctctctctctctctctcaataaAACAAAAAGCCACGTTATAAAAGAAACAAGTAGTATAGTTCATTGGTGTTGCTTGTTCATGCCTAGCAAATTCACTCACCTCACCAGGTTTTCTTTCTCCCTTCATGTTAATGTATTTTCTTGCACAATAATCATCTTCatgttatttatttgttttgttattattatatgtatacTTGGTATTTCTTGATTCTAGCTTTACCCTTTGAAACTTGAAAATGTGAAAAAACTTGCATTGAAGATAAGATCACAATTAAGCATTAGtgtcaatttagggacataaaTCAGATTGCAAGAGAATTTAGGGATATACAAAACATCaattaagaaaaaattactTGAAAGAACCATTTGGAAGAGTTATAGGTTTAATTCTTTTAATAGGTTAAGTGGTGGTGCTGTTAATGTTATCTGAAATCTGACCTAAAGAGGTGAGATGATTCACAGTGGGAGTTTGAGAGGATGAAGATCCTTGAAGGGGGGGTAAGCAAGGTTTTGTGTTGGTTATGAGCAAGATTGTCATCAACAGCTGATTTATGTATTCAACATCACTGTTACAGTTATTAATACCACTTCCTCtaggcttgttcaaaaaaaaataccacTTCCTCTAGGATTTTGAAAATATGGTGGAAATCTATGTTTCTCGAACTAGACATCTGGAGCGTGACCCAAGTGGCCCAATAGCAGTGACCTGATAGCAGGCGGCCTAACGGATTTTGGATAAACTTAGATACCATGTTATAATTTGGGTTGACCCTAACTCAATCCTTACAAAgccgacttgtaaggtgaggaatgtccccacttataaacacatgttCAGGCCATATCTTATCCAATCTGAGACTCTTACCAAGATTCATGGTGGTTGTTGTCGGCAATCGTGATAGTCGATATTAGCATAGGAGAATGAagcaaagaacaaagaaaagaaaggaaTGGTCAAAGACAAATGATCGAATAAAAAGGCAGGATATCTTCTGATACCATGAGGAAAAACCGAAGCTTTGCATATCTGGTTCAAATTCAGAGAGAAAGAGGAGAAGGAACAAAAGCAATAACTAAGTCACTGACAGAAAGCCTTAGCATTTAACTTATTCACCGTTTGTGCTCGTGCTACTGTTATGTGTGCTCATGCTAACAGTTTACAATATTTGTTTGTAATGTGTGTGTACTCAATCTTCTTGTCGTTAATCAATGTGCTTGTTTGTTATCTTCTGGTTTTGACACTTTATTTTACTCTTCATCGTTACACGTTCTAATTGGTTTTGTTATTATGTATTAATCTGCAGCAGTTTTGATTGTGAACTAGCATATAAGTGGATCTGGGGTTGATTATCTTGTTTCTTGGTAATCAAAATTCTTCACCTTTATATGaagattttttatatattttttttatgatgttatGTTGAAGCTGTGTCAAAAATGGCATCTTTGacaaaaaatgtgacaaatttTGGtttgacaaagaaaaaataatagcTTATGTGAGTGATTTAAGTAACCATGTTGAGGGTTTGTAAAGTTAGAAAACAAAGTATCAATTCCTTAGGGATAGTTGGATACtaatagttttaaaatctgAATTCCTTCATTTAGTATGATGTTTTGCAAAACAAGTGGCCTTGTAAATATGAATGGGCGGTGAGTAACACTGTATATGAATTTTATGCATAGTTACAACTCATATCTGAATATGAAGTATGCTTCTTTATGAGTTTATAGTTATCAGGTTTGTTTTCCTATATTCCTCGCAGATGGGGTCCTTAGAGGAGAATGATAGTGATATTTTCATGGAGCCTGCATCTTATTTGAGTCGTCGAATAGGTCCTGAATACCAGGCGgaaatttcttttgtgattAAGAAATCCGAGCAGCTTCGAATGTATCCTGCTGATTCAGAATCTGTGCATGATAAATCATGCTCCTCTGAAATTAGTTTGCCCTTCTCAATCACATGGAGTGATGCTGATACAAAGAGTTTTCTActtggtttgtttatttttgggAAGAACTTTGTTCAGATCAAAAGATTCTTAGACAACAAAGGGATGGGGGAAATACTTTCATTTTACTATGGAAAGTTTT
This genomic interval from Trifolium pratense cultivar HEN17-A07 linkage group LG6, ARS_RC_1.1, whole genome shotgun sequence contains the following:
- the LOC123890914 gene encoding uncharacterized protein LOC123890914, with product MVIDTSLVHGRKLSDLRGLKSVHINSVCKLEVYADGKRYKGKIYTRKVSHSKDMSKSVKQNSTELTLTDSNRLSEGKLLNVKQLRYPPVEFADASTMATGLLRESTGGISTDDLPSMVEAKMRRCGKKKINETDSCRSVSNSDATYKKVYDISDNHARKMVEIQKSQQANVLDDNRLKRIIKFQFNRRARSGDSNHVAVPIKRRRLTACAKAEERRIIGNSSGGIGSDKLGFSLSSSFPYSNKNVCDPISHQQNGSSTVFSAERIVEENNEKNIYYDSYQCTSVSY